A window from Streptomyces sp. NBC_00299 encodes these proteins:
- the eccB gene encoding type VII secretion protein EccB — MAKQRRDELAAYTFARKRTVAAFLAPSPGGSEEGAPRPVRTVMPSLAVGVVLVIGFIAWGVIKPTAPKGWDTPGEYIIVDSDSTTRYVVLNDEASNGDKTMTLHPVLNYASAKLLLDKGKGSVIEVPGKEIDKSGIPHGATLGIPYAPDRLPAKDDAEQEKTWAVCERPAPGSADAIDRAVFVLDADDAKSVNNAGKVGTSGALYVVDSKTKQEYLIDGKGTSFLLGRPDLDQPTMEKLRAAVIGGEAEPQSVSQEWLRTFNNGGVLTFPEVPDDGAATTVQGLPAEASTVGSVLKANDAGGERYYVVLKDEIAAITPLVADLLKLATGADAREDVVVSTSDIIDANGGRADTFYQDKGWPQTVLRQANATDAASGEARTTSCSVYKGGIGANKKPELAAWAGAAYPKKVITDSLGAYVSSGSGLLFQEVTGTAAGGGRVYLLTDTGLRYSLPSNNDSGAKGSGSDSAASAASGTSQGDASETDKARTRLGYEDVSNMAIVPQTWATFIPKGPMLDTGSAAQPQSQ, encoded by the coding sequence ATGGCAAAGCAGCGTCGGGATGAGCTCGCCGCCTACACGTTCGCTCGCAAGCGCACCGTCGCGGCGTTCCTGGCGCCGTCCCCGGGCGGCTCCGAGGAGGGCGCACCGCGTCCCGTCCGTACAGTGATGCCCAGTCTCGCGGTGGGCGTTGTGCTGGTGATCGGCTTCATCGCCTGGGGCGTGATCAAGCCCACGGCGCCGAAGGGGTGGGACACGCCTGGCGAGTACATCATCGTCGACAGCGACTCCACGACGCGCTACGTCGTCCTGAACGACGAGGCGTCGAACGGCGACAAGACCATGACGCTGCACCCGGTCCTCAACTACGCGTCCGCCAAGCTCCTTCTCGACAAGGGCAAGGGCAGCGTCATCGAGGTCCCCGGCAAGGAGATCGACAAGAGCGGCATCCCGCACGGCGCGACCCTCGGCATCCCGTACGCCCCCGACCGGCTGCCCGCCAAGGACGACGCGGAGCAGGAGAAGACCTGGGCGGTGTGCGAGCGCCCGGCCCCGGGGTCGGCCGATGCCATCGACCGCGCGGTCTTCGTCCTCGACGCCGACGACGCCAAGTCGGTCAACAACGCGGGGAAGGTCGGCACCAGTGGGGCCCTGTACGTCGTCGACTCCAAGACCAAGCAGGAATATCTGATCGACGGCAAGGGGACCAGCTTCCTACTGGGCCGCCCGGACCTCGACCAACCCACCATGGAGAAGCTGCGCGCCGCCGTCATCGGCGGTGAGGCCGAGCCGCAGTCGGTGAGCCAGGAGTGGCTGCGCACCTTCAACAACGGCGGCGTCCTGACCTTCCCGGAGGTCCCCGACGACGGCGCTGCGACCACGGTCCAGGGGCTTCCCGCGGAGGCGAGCACGGTGGGCAGCGTGCTCAAGGCGAACGACGCGGGTGGCGAGCGGTACTACGTCGTCCTCAAGGACGAGATCGCGGCCATCACGCCGCTCGTGGCCGACCTGCTCAAGCTGGCTACCGGGGCGGACGCCCGCGAGGACGTCGTGGTCAGCACCTCGGACATCATCGATGCCAACGGCGGCCGGGCGGACACCTTCTACCAGGACAAGGGCTGGCCCCAGACCGTTCTGCGGCAGGCCAACGCCACCGACGCGGCGAGCGGTGAGGCCCGCACCACCTCGTGCAGCGTCTACAAGGGCGGCATCGGCGCGAACAAGAAGCCGGAACTCGCGGCCTGGGCCGGGGCGGCGTACCCGAAGAAGGTCATCACCGACTCGCTGGGCGCCTATGTCTCGTCCGGCTCGGGCCTCCTCTTCCAGGAGGTCACCGGTACGGCCGCCGGCGGCGGCAGGGTGTACCTGCTGACGGACACGGGCCTTCGGTACTCGCTGCCGTCGAACAACGACAGCGGTGCGAAGGGAAGCGGCAGCGATTCCGCCGCGTCGGCCGCGAGCGGGACGTCGCAGGGCGATGCGAGCGAGACGGACAAGGCGCGCACGCGGCTGGGCTACGAGGACGTCTCCAACATGGCGATCGTGCCGCAGACGTGGGCGACGTTCATCCCGAAGGGGCCGATGCTGGACACGGGGAGTGCGGCGCAGCCGCAGAGTCAGTGA
- the mycP gene encoding type VII secretion-associated serine protease mycosin, with the protein MAARAARTRSRTSGTRALQRAFGVLAVTGICVASAPPALSVPTDPTTPTRLADSRDSASGGSGSSDAPEFGLSASTECDFGGDVIKSTPWSLQRILLNQLWEQATGKDVKVAVIDTGVDRSNKQLSGAVSGGKSYVGGSATKDIEGHGTRVAGIIGARPLKGTGFVGIAPDAEILSYRYTGGEGEKQGNSGTMSQAIAAAVAAGAKIINISSDTANKEDNKGLRRAVANAVNAGALIVAAAGNDGADGKPANTYPAAYPGVLAVAASDRNDERAFFSQAGEMVDVAAPGVGMVSTVPLGGQCTADGTSFAAPYVAGVAALLKQKNPDWNAAQIATRIEETAQRPGRGPNQYIGWGVVDPVAALSDTSTPATSPTPDPPVTAGSGGVIPMAVTMGESEAERERRVAIYVLGTGLALALVVAGSGVAVRDWRSRRVGRAGASAGRLGRFGR; encoded by the coding sequence GTGGCGGCCCGTGCAGCCCGCACGCGTAGCCGCACCAGTGGAACCCGCGCACTGCAGCGGGCTTTCGGCGTGCTCGCGGTGACGGGGATCTGCGTGGCGTCCGCGCCGCCCGCACTGTCGGTACCGACGGACCCGACGACGCCAACTCGCCTCGCGGACTCGCGTGACTCCGCCTCGGGCGGCTCCGGCTCCTCCGACGCCCCCGAGTTCGGTCTGTCGGCCAGCACGGAGTGCGACTTCGGTGGCGACGTCATCAAGTCCACGCCCTGGTCACTCCAGCGGATCCTCCTGAACCAGCTGTGGGAGCAGGCGACGGGCAAGGACGTCAAGGTCGCGGTGATCGACACGGGCGTCGACAGATCGAACAAGCAGCTGAGCGGTGCCGTGTCAGGCGGCAAGTCCTACGTCGGCGGTTCCGCCACCAAGGACATCGAGGGCCACGGCACCAGGGTCGCCGGCATCATCGGCGCCCGCCCGCTCAAGGGCACGGGCTTCGTTGGTATCGCGCCGGACGCCGAGATCCTCTCCTACCGCTACACGGGCGGAGAGGGGGAGAAGCAGGGCAACTCGGGGACGATGTCCCAGGCGATCGCCGCCGCGGTTGCCGCGGGCGCGAAGATCATCAACATCTCCTCGGACACCGCGAACAAGGAAGACAACAAGGGTCTGCGGCGTGCCGTGGCCAACGCGGTGAACGCCGGAGCCCTGATCGTGGCGGCCGCCGGCAACGACGGAGCCGACGGCAAGCCCGCGAACACCTACCCGGCCGCCTACCCGGGCGTCCTGGCGGTGGCGGCCTCCGACCGCAACGACGAACGCGCCTTCTTCTCACAGGCGGGCGAAATGGTAGACGTCGCGGCACCTGGCGTCGGCATGGTCTCCACGGTCCCTCTGGGCGGCCAGTGCACGGCCGACGGCACGAGCTTCGCGGCCCCGTACGTCGCGGGCGTCGCGGCCCTCCTGAAGCAGAAGAACCCGGACTGGAACGCGGCCCAGATCGCCACCCGCATCGAGGAAACGGCCCAGCGTCCGGGACGAGGCCCCAACCAGTACATCGGCTGGGGCGTGGTCGACCCGGTAGCCGCGTTGTCGGACACTTCGACACCGGCTACATCTCCGACACCGGATCCGCCGGTGACGGCCGGGTCGGGTGGCGTCATCCCGATGGCAGTGACCATGGGGGAGAGCGAGGCGGAGCGGGAACGCCGGGTGGCCATCTATGTGTTGGGCACAGGGCTGGCTCTTGCGCTTGTGGTTGCGGGGAGCGGGGTTGCTGTGCGGGACTGGCGTAGTCGGAGGGTCGGGCGCGCCGGTGCGTCGGCCGGCCGACTTGGCCGATTTGGGCGATGA
- a CDS encoding S8 family serine peptidase: MGFNRVWSTTGVVALTGALLLTATTTASADQVRDAQWPLTVFDAERVWKTSQGEGVTVAVVDSGVDATHPDLTGQVLPGKDVNGGDAQKDADGHGTGMASIIAGHGHGQGNSAGVMGLAPKAKILPVRASNGDEISTSWPDGVRYAVDQGAEVINLSFNDSTAYPGSKAAKAIAYAQQHDVVVVAGSGNDAGTVNYPAALPGVVAVSGIDKNLDFWSKSNSGKGVILAAPGVDIPRVDPASPGGYAMADGTSDATAYVSAIAALVRSKYPDLTAGQVINRLIKSASFLQHEGKKAPDSELGYGIARPGSALTMDIPKGPKEGPLAQSSPSTSTNSGAASDDNDSTSLAKKKKKSSSGSFLLIAGIAVAVVAIGILFAVLRNRRNGGNGGPDSGGGGTPPHGTGNPPQPPTGYQQYPNTAPNQGYPAPPGQSPQNPNPYAQQPPHQGQ; the protein is encoded by the coding sequence TTGGGTTTCAACCGAGTCTGGTCCACGACAGGTGTCGTGGCGTTGACGGGAGCCTTGCTCCTCACTGCAACCACAACTGCGTCAGCCGATCAAGTTCGGGATGCTCAGTGGCCGTTGACGGTGTTTGACGCCGAAAGGGTCTGGAAAACGTCACAAGGGGAAGGAGTCACGGTTGCAGTCGTTGACTCCGGCGTGGATGCCACGCACCCAGACCTCACGGGCCAAGTCCTGCCGGGCAAGGATGTCAACGGGGGCGACGCCCAGAAGGACGCTGATGGCCATGGCACGGGCATGGCAAGTATTATTGCTGGCCATGGGCATGGGCAAGGCAACTCCGCTGGCGTAATGGGGCTCGCGCCGAAGGCTAAGATTCTTCCGGTGCGTGCTTCGAATGGCGATGAAATTTCAACTAGTTGGCCAGACGGAGTGCGTTATGCGGTAGACCAAGGTGCCGAGGTCATTAACCTCTCATTCAACGACAGCACTGCGTATCCCGGTTCCAAGGCTGCAAAGGCAATCGCCTACGCCCAGCAGCATGATGTCGTGGTTGTGGCAGGCTCGGGGAATGACGCTGGAACAGTCAATTACCCAGCTGCGCTGCCCGGGGTAGTCGCGGTAAGCGGCATCGACAAGAATCTGGACTTTTGGAGCAAGTCGAACTCTGGTAAGGGTGTAATCCTGGCTGCTCCCGGGGTCGATATCCCGCGAGTTGACCCCGCTAGCCCTGGCGGATACGCGATGGCTGATGGCACCTCTGACGCCACTGCGTATGTCTCAGCCATTGCAGCCTTGGTCCGCTCCAAATACCCTGACCTCACTGCAGGCCAGGTCATCAACCGCCTGATTAAGTCGGCGTCCTTCCTGCAGCATGAGGGGAAGAAGGCTCCGGACAGTGAGTTGGGGTACGGGATTGCCCGCCCAGGTTCGGCCCTGACGATGGACATCCCCAAGGGTCCCAAAGAGGGCCCTCTTGCCCAGTCCTCACCGTCCACGTCTACCAACTCAGGCGCTGCATCCGACGACAACGACAGCACAAGCCTGGCCAAGAAAAAGAAGAAGTCCTCCTCGGGCAGCTTCCTCCTCATCGCCGGCATTGCAGTCGCGGTCGTCGCCATTGGCATCCTCTTCGCGGTACTCCGCAACCGCCGCAACGGAGGCAACGGCGGTCCCGACTCCGGTGGCGGCGGAACTCCCCCGCACGGCACGGGCAACCCGCCCCAGCCCCCGACGGGCTACCAGCAGTACCCCAACACAGCTCCCAACCAGGGCTACCCCGCACCTCCGGGACAGTCCCCACAGAACCCCAACCCCTACGCTCAGCAGCCTCCGCATCAGGGCCAGTAG
- the eccE gene encoding type VII secretion protein EccE, producing MTSATSTRRGRRAPQQQGGPGGRRTSAAPAAPAAASPRTLPRPGGLGPVRLQQLILVELAAAVMLAAWAADASWLLAPAGAVAALLLLLAVLRRGRRPLPEWYETTRALRQRRRDAKQPVPPGTDAMLAPVVECDPALRTYSFVSRDDRSIGMIGDGTFLTAVLFVQPADEPLRPAAAGRQLPLRLIQDALEVDGIRLASVQVVQHTQPAPAPHLPQQSLAARSYGPLQAQAGSPALRLTWVALKLDPELCPEAVQARGDGVPGAQRALLRVADQLASRLAGAGFKATILDETELVQALATSSCLNPRANAQHGQDGRASQRRTVEAVRTWRVDDRWHTTYWVSRWPQLGSGGVALPELVTRLTSLPLLATTFSMTLSKAGNRGVSLTGHVRVTARSDSELGQVGRELERAASSAKVGLVRLDREQVPGALATLPLGGTY from the coding sequence ATGACCAGCGCTACGAGCACTCGGCGCGGACGCCGCGCACCGCAGCAACAGGGAGGTCCGGGCGGCAGACGTACGTCCGCTGCTCCGGCCGCGCCCGCCGCCGCGTCGCCGCGCACGCTGCCCCGCCCCGGCGGCCTCGGTCCGGTACGGCTGCAGCAGCTCATCCTGGTGGAGCTCGCGGCGGCGGTCATGCTGGCCGCCTGGGCCGCCGACGCGTCCTGGCTGCTGGCCCCGGCAGGTGCCGTGGCGGCGCTGTTGCTGCTCCTGGCCGTACTGCGCAGGGGCCGCCGTCCGCTGCCCGAGTGGTACGAGACGACTCGCGCGCTCAGGCAGCGTCGACGCGACGCCAAGCAGCCCGTGCCGCCCGGGACGGACGCCATGCTGGCGCCGGTCGTGGAGTGCGACCCCGCCCTGCGGACGTACTCGTTCGTGTCCCGTGACGACCGTTCCATCGGCATGATCGGCGACGGGACCTTCCTGACCGCCGTCCTCTTCGTGCAGCCGGCCGACGAACCGCTGCGCCCCGCAGCCGCCGGACGGCAGCTGCCGCTGCGGCTGATCCAGGACGCCCTGGAGGTCGACGGGATCCGGCTCGCCTCCGTGCAGGTCGTGCAGCACACCCAGCCGGCGCCCGCGCCGCACCTGCCGCAGCAGTCGCTCGCCGCGCGCTCCTACGGCCCCCTCCAGGCGCAGGCCGGTTCCCCCGCGCTCCGGCTCACCTGGGTCGCCCTCAAGCTCGACCCGGAGCTGTGCCCGGAGGCCGTTCAGGCCCGCGGCGACGGCGTTCCCGGTGCGCAGCGCGCGCTGCTGCGCGTGGCCGACCAGTTGGCGAGCCGGCTGGCCGGGGCCGGCTTCAAGGCGACGATCCTGGACGAGACCGAGCTGGTGCAGGCGCTCGCGACGTCCAGCTGCCTGAACCCGCGCGCCAACGCGCAGCACGGGCAGGACGGGCGGGCCTCCCAGCGCCGTACGGTCGAGGCGGTCCGTACCTGGCGGGTCGACGACCGGTGGCACACCACGTACTGGGTGTCCCGCTGGCCGCAGTTGGGGAGTGGCGGTGTGGCGCTGCCCGAGCTGGTCACGCGGCTCACCTCGCTGCCCCTGCTCGCCACGACGTTCAGCATGACCCTCAGCAAGGCCGGCAACCGGGGCGTCTCCCTCACCGGGCACGTCCGTGTCACCGCCCGCAGTGACAGTGAACTCGGCCAGGTGGGGCGCGAGTTGGAGCGAGCCGCCAGTTCCGCGAAGGTCGGTCTGGTCCGCCTCGACCGGGAGCAGGTCCCCGGAGCCCTCGCCACTCTGCCGCTCGGAGGTACGTACTGA
- a CDS encoding WXG100 family type VII secretion target: MTMSILVNYATITNASTDVKSTAGRIKQQLDDLEAAVKRVASTWEGEAQEGYQRKQREWDKTAQDLHATLLKISTALQSAAENYQATEKSNANTWG; encoded by the coding sequence ATGACGATGTCGATCCTCGTCAATTACGCAACCATCACCAATGCGTCCACCGACGTGAAGTCCACCGCCGGTCGCATCAAGCAGCAGCTCGACGACCTCGAGGCCGCGGTCAAGCGTGTCGCCAGCACCTGGGAAGGTGAGGCGCAGGAGGGCTACCAGCGCAAGCAGCGCGAGTGGGACAAGACCGCCCAGGACCTGCACGCGACCCTCCTGAAGATCTCGACGGCCCTGCAGAGCGCCGCCGAGAACTACCAGGCCACTGAGAAGAGCAACGCCAACACGTGGGGCTGA
- a CDS encoding WXG100 family type VII secretion target — protein sequence MAGQFRVTEDELTKLSGDISTANGQLQGEIRRLNGVIDQIAGGWKGQAAQSYRQLQDRWNADAKRMSDILNDIKEAVDSTRSNYSASEEQQNAEISKIMSDFG from the coding sequence ATGGCCGGCCAGTTCCGGGTAACAGAGGACGAACTCACCAAGCTCTCCGGCGACATCAGCACCGCGAACGGTCAGCTGCAGGGCGAGATCCGCCGCCTCAACGGAGTGATCGACCAGATCGCGGGCGGCTGGAAGGGCCAGGCGGCTCAGTCCTACCGCCAGCTGCAGGATCGTTGGAACGCGGACGCGAAGAGGATGAGCGACATCCTCAACGACATCAAGGAAGCCGTGGACTCCACGCGGAGCAACTACTCCGCCTCGGAAGAGCAGCAGAACGCGGAGATCAGCAAGATCATGTCCGACTTCGGCTGA